The DNA segment CCGCAACGATCACGGGTGAGATGAGTCGCGATCTATCGTTTTGGGTTGCCGAGTTGCATCCGGCCACGCGAAGCAAGTTTGAAGCGGTGGGACTTCTGGAGTCACTGGATCCGGAGCCGGGTAGCGAGGAAGTGTCGACGACTTTGGACGCTTTTCTTGCGGACTTCATGGATCGACGTGGACCGCGCATGAAACCAGCGACACGGGTTGTCTGGGGGCAGGTGATGGCGTTGCTGCGGGAATACCTTCCCCAAGAAATCTTGCTTCGTGACGTGACGACCGGTCACGCGAAGCAATTCGTCGAGAGTCTTCGTGAGCGAGGCCTGGCATCGACGACAATATACAAGCGGGTTGGATTTGCCCGTCAGTTCTTCGAGGACGCATTGGACTGGGAATTGATCGAGCGGAATCCGTTTGCGAAGGTGACAACGCGTCAGTCATCGAAGAAGTCCAATGTCCATGTGCCGATGGAGACAATCAGCAAGGTGTTGCGTCACTGTGACGAGACTTGGACGCTGATCGTGATGCTGAGCCGGATCGGTGGGTTACGCTGTCCGAGTGAAACGCTATCGCTAAGGTGGGGAGATATCGACTGGGAGGCCGATCGAATGCACGTTCCCGAATGTAAGGTCGAGCATCACGAGGGGCGAGGTATTCGCGAGGTGCCGCTGTTCCGCGAGTTGCGTTCGTTGCTGGAGGTTACTTTCAAGGCTGCCACGATCGAGGGCAAATATCCATCACCTGATGCCTTTGTCGTCGACAAGCCCGCGTATCGGGCTGCCGCAAAGCGACCGGGCGGATGGGCTAACGCGAATCTGCGGACGCAGTATTTGAAGATTATCGAGCGTGCGAAGGTCGAGCCGTGGAAGCGTCTGTTCCATTCGATGCGTGCCAGTCGTGAAACCGACCTGCTGGCTGAGGGCTATCCAAAGCACGTCGTCTGTGCGTGGATGGGCAATTCGGTCGCGGTTGCTGACAAGCATTACAACCTTGTCACCGAGGCTGACTTCCAGAGAGCAGCCGGGCTCACTGACAGCGCGGCACCAAATGCGGCACGATCGGCCGGAAAAGCGGCACGAAATCCGGCACCGCAAGAAGCACGCACCGAGCACGCAGGAAACGAAAAAAGCCCGTCTTTTCCAAGTTCAAACAGCGTTGAACGCGAAGAAAACGGGCTTTCCGAAGTGGAGGATAACGGACTTGAACCGATGACCTCCTGCATGCCATGCAGGCGCTCTCCCAACTGAGCTAATCCCCCTTAAGGTCGACCAAATGTTAGCAGTCGGCTGCCTGGGTCGTCAAGCGTCCTTCGGTTCTGATTTTGCGGGTTTTACCGGAACTTGGTGAATGGGGCTGCGGAGACTATTCTGCCTCTACGCACTCTGTTTTGTTTTCTTTCGTTATTGGATAGCGGTTACATGAATCCCACGGCCCCCGATTCGGATGTCCAGGTCGGTGCTGGCCGTGCAAAACGCATCGCGATGACTCTGGTTAAATTTGCGATTCCTGCAGCAATCCTAGCGTTTTTGCTGTGGAAAATCACTCCAGAGCAGTGGGAACAATTGACTTCGCAGCCGAAAAACTACCCGCTTTTGGCCGCTGCCCTGCTGGTCGCCTTGGCGGCGATGTCTCTTTCGTTCGTCCGCTGGTGCGTCCTGGTTCGCTGCCAAGGCATTCCACTATCGATGTTGGAGGCGTTTCGGCTGGGGGCAATCGGCTATCTGTTTAGTTTTGTTTCCGCTGGCAGTGTTGGTGGAGATCTGTTTAAAGCGATTTTTCTGGCTCGCCGTAGTCCTGGTAAGCGGGTCGAGGCGGTCGCTTCGGTGGTTGTCGACCGTGGATCGGGGTTGTACGGATTGGTGCTGATCGTCTGCGTCGCCTTGCTGGTGACGGCTCCCCATGCCGAAGGGGAGGACGCCGAGCGACTGCAAAGTATCGGACGTATCTCCACAGGGTTGCTGCTTGTTGGCAGTGTCGTGTTGGCAGGCCTGGTGCTGGGAGGCAAACCGATCGACCGGATGCTAAAGTGGTTGGAATCGTTGCCTGGAGTGGGAGCCGTCGTCGCTCGCGTCGCGGAACCACTCCGGTCTTTTCATGCTCACCCCTGGGGATTTTTGCTGTCGCTGGTGATGAGTGTTGGAGTCCAGTCGATGATGGCGATCAGCATGTATTTAATCTGCCGTGGGATGTATTCGGCTGAGGCGAATCCACCGACTTTGGTCGAGCATTTTGTGATCGTTCCC comes from the Roseimaritima multifibrata genome and includes:
- a CDS encoding lysylphosphatidylglycerol synthase transmembrane domain-containing protein → MNPTAPDSDVQVGAGRAKRIAMTLVKFAIPAAILAFLLWKITPEQWEQLTSQPKNYPLLAAALLVALAAMSLSFVRWCVLVRCQGIPLSMLEAFRLGAIGYLFSFVSAGSVGGDLFKAIFLARRSPGKRVEAVASVVVDRGSGLYGLVLIVCVALLVTAPHAEGEDAERLQSIGRISTGLLLVGSVVLAGLVLGGKPIDRMLKWLESLPGVGAVVARVAEPLRSFHAHPWGFLLSLVMSVGVQSMMAISMYLICRGMYSAEANPPTLVEHFVIVPVGMLASAIPIAPGGMGVLEAIIDWMYRVVPLVPTQASGTVVALVFEIVKIAMAVLGVLFYWTAGREIKRSLEAAEQEALAAEQASENDGEPAAE